From the Dehalococcoidia bacterium genome, the window GAACGCTACGCGCTCAGCCGGCGGCAGGCGTTGAAGCACCGCGAGCATCGCCAGGCCGACCGAGTCCGCCAGTACGGCCTCACGCTCTGGATCGAAGGTGGCGTCCGGTATCGACTCTCCTGCCACCGCCAGCCGCTCTTCCCGGCGCGACCGCCTGGAGCGCAGCATAGCGAGGCACACGCGCGCGACGACCGTGGTCAGCCAGCCACTGAGGTTCTCGATCGCTCCCGGGTCGGACCGGCTCAGGCGCAGCCAGGCCTCCTGCACCGCATCCTCCGACTCAGAACTGGAGCCGAGCAGACGGTACGCCACCGCCCGCAATCGCGACCTGTCGGCCTCGAAGCGCTCCGCCAGCCACTCGCGGTCCGTCGTCACATTCTCCGTCCCCGTTTCGTCATGAAGTTGACGAGCCGGGCAGGCCAAGTGTGACACAAGGAGACCAGGGGTGAAGATAAAGCTGACCAGCATCTATGTGGACGACCAGGAGAAGGCTTTGCGCTTCTACACGGAGGTCATGGGCTTCGTGAAGAAGGCCGACGTTCGCGAGGGCGGATATCGGTGGCTAACG encodes:
- a CDS encoding sigma factor, with the translated sequence MTTDREWLAERFEADRSRLRAVAYRLLGSSSESEDAVQEAWLRLSRSDPGAIENLSGWLTTVVARVCLAMLRSRRSRREERLAVAGESIPDATFDPEREAVLADSVGLAMLAVLQRLPPAERVAF